From Maniola hyperantus chromosome 28, iAphHyp1.2, whole genome shotgun sequence, one genomic window encodes:
- the LOC117994990 gene encoding uncharacterized protein, with the protein MRCCVPFCNNSSKYTLGSQGEITYHKFPVDPGSRKCWLRALNKDEASLPTRAAVCSQHFLFNDFYVSKTGLRKVRANAVPLVVHVCLICLDTESKMYPFNKYKLREPYKTLTGIALEEKDKMPKTLCGECAHRLVNFNKFREKSMRAHSLMLRLVKEHKSITIQNIKTINRHENNLLSKLVRKQFEPNNCDLYILEDVEDNLTVSDKINVNEKTVTVKHEDFTYIDQNYVETKEELTIDHEVSINDNLNHVNSIKDNFNHGNVDDGLTNDNLDNDNVNMNNDILNNVKNENSDNDTDFLPNNDCNDYSTDDSLPLETKRKKILKKEKSKTKKTKVKSKVIEPKIDRRRKPFLNTDLNETLFTITDLSFDEQVADIRKRQDTANYKNSPFKCTLCFKGFLDEDAYNGHMSRHTDQCGEYECEICKTHFKHSHALRKHITAHHTQRFSCNSCPYITTHRQTARLHERWHKGTKYQCPHCPDEFVKFTTYMGHIRIKHPSDFVCALCGYSFVSEKGIDLHKKLKHRLDDREIPEDGPFCELCNVRFVSEVAYKRHRQVSAKHNTDSDVKEKSKGRKPREIKEKSKNDNSERNERRMYPSQMRKAEGPISCEQCGMQLEDSRAYHGHFRRHHPDKNRTKYPSMKSPFMCESCGRMFQSYALLKDHRWVHTGERPFACDACGKSFRMKQRLVAHRRVHSQSRATYVCNLCGKSFSTHSNRQRHMVIHTGLKPFKCEMCGKCFKHSSEKRAHITYVHLKKPWPKRARGKRRSDRPGQLQPLGSVSAGVSEMDIAQQAWGACDPKHHNMNIMEDKPVYFSNIKVLYDAA; encoded by the exons ATGCGATGCTGTGTGCCGTTTTGTAATAATTCTTCAAAATATACGCTTGGATCGCAAGGTGAAATCACGTATCACAA GTTCCCAGTTGACCCCGGCTCTAGGAAGTGTTGGCTGAGAGCTCTCAACAAAGATGAAGCAAGTCTACCAACCCGAGCGGCTGTATGCTCCCAGCACTTCTTGTTTAATGACTTCTATGTATCTAAGACTGGCTTGAGGAAAGTCAGGGCGAATGCTGTGCCTTTAGTGGTGCAT GTCTGCCTAATATGCCTGGATACAGAGAGCAAAATGTACCCATTCAATAAATATAAACTTAGAGAACCATACAAAACATTGACTGGAATTGCA TTGGAAGAAAAAGACAAGATGCCCAAGACGCTATGTGGAGAGTGTGCGCACAGACTTGTGAACTTCAACAAGTTCAGGGAAAAAAGCATGCGTGCACACTCACTTATGTTGAGATTGGTCAAAGAACACAAATCT ATAACAATCCAAAACATAAAAACAATAAACAGACATGAAAACAACCTGTTATCAAAATTAGTTCGAAAACAATTTGAACCTAACAATTGTGATTTATATATCTTAGAAGATGTAGAAGATAACTTAACTGTTTCCGATAAAATTAACGTAAATGAGAAAACTGTCACAGTTAAACATGAAGATTTCACTTATATAGATCAAAACTATGTCGAAACCAAAGAAGAGTTAACTATAGACCATGAAGTTTCGATTAACGATAATTTAAACCATGTTAATTCAATCAAAGATAACTTTAATCACGGAAATGTTGACGATGGTTTAACTAACGATAATTTAGATAACGATAACGTTAATATGAATAACGATATTTTGAATAACGTTAAAAATGAAAACAGTGATAACGACACAGATTTCTTACCAAATAACGATTGCAATGACTATTCTACAGATGACAGCTTACCTTTAGAAACGAAACGcaagaaaatattgaaaaaagaGAAAAGTAAAACCAAAAAAACTAAAGTCAAATCTAAAGTTATCGAACCGAAAATTGATAGACGAAGAAAACCGTTTTTGAacacggatttgaatgaaactTTGTTTACTATAACAGATCTAAGTTTTGATGAGCAAGTGGCAGATATACGGAAAAGACAAGACACTGCGAACTATAAGAATTCTCCATTTAAATGTACGCTATGCTTCAAAGGTTTTCTGGATGAAGATGCTTACAATGGACACATGTCTAGACATACTgat CAATGCGGAGAATACGAGTGTGAAATATGCAAAACGCATTTCAAGCACTCTCACGCACTGAGGAAACACATCACCGCACACCACACACAAAGGTTTAGCTGCAATTCCTGCCCATATATCACCACACATCG acaaACAGCGAGGCTCCACGAAAGATGGCACAAAGGGACGAAGTACCAATGCCCGCACTGTCCGGACGAATTCGTCAAGTTCACGACGTACATGGGCCACATACGCATCAAGCACCCCTCCGACTTTGTCTGCGCGCTGTGCGGGTACTCCTTCGTCAGCGAAAAGGGCATCGACTTGCACAAGAAGCTCAAACATCGCCTCGATGATAGAGAG ATCCCTGAAGACGGTCCATTCTGTGAGCTGTGCAACGTCCGCTTCGTGTCCGAAGTTGCGTACAAGCGGCATCGCCAGGTCTCCGCCAAACATAACACCGACTC CGATGTAAAAGAAAAGTCAAAGGGGAGGAAACCCagggaaatcaaagaaaagtCCAAAAACGATAATTCGGAGAGAAACGAGAGAAGAATGTACCCTAGTCAGATGCGGAAAGCGGAAGGTCCGATATCTTGTGAACAG TGCGGCATGCAACTAGAAGACTCTAGAGCGTACCACGGCCACTTCAGGCGTCACCACCCGGACAAGAACCGAACCAAGTACCCTTCCATGAAGTcgcccttcatgtgcgagtcttGCGGGAGAATGTTCCAG AGTTACGCACTTCTGAAAGACCACCGCTGGGTACACACGGGCGAGCGTCCGTTCGCGTGCGACGCGTGCGGGAAGTCCTTCCGTATGAAGCAACGGCTGGTCGCGCACCGCCGCGTGCACAGCCAGAGCCGAGCCACGTATGTGTGCAACCTGTGCGGGAAGAGCTTCTCCACGCACAGCAACAGACAGAGGCATATGGTG ATCCACACGGGTCTCAAGCCGTTCAAATGTGAAATGTGTGGCAAATGCTTCAAGCACTCGAGCGAGAAACGCGCGCACATCACATACGTTCACCTCAAAAAGCCGTGGCCCAAGCGTGCTAGAGGGAAACGGCGCTCAGACAGACCG
- the LOC138404413 gene encoding zinc finger protein ZFP2-like, with the protein MEEKPPASKCDANYHLKRKYYITHEYDGHKDFTVPKEEPTNTTLHLDTTVLGQQSDIPIKIEIEQNTCKIANYLIEPKEEMLDDPKVTLDDDKDFIVPKEELSKTSLHLDTTVLDQPIDIPIKIETEQNTCKIDANYLIEPKEKMFGDPKVTLDDAIEPKQEMLGDPEVTLDDEKDFIVPKEELSNTSLHFDQHIIVSMVLPIKTETMLSKEIAELQKAVSSSNDMETINDTGGSTFMRTHVKREPSQADASLGKSQLINDKQTVTSLTSINPQFSSITLQTLVSHTTSQKPYHCKHCDYVCLNSSNLKIHMRKHMSKTNLCKHCDYKCTKSNDLKVHMRTHTGEKPYVCQHCDYKSTSARYLKIHTMIHTGEKPYACEHCDYKCSTSWYLKIHMRTHTDAKPYFCEHCDYKSSKSYDLKIHMRKHTGEKPFVCMHCDYKCSTARYLKMHIRTHTGEKPYACAQCDYTCATSIHLKTHMRSHTGLKPYLCELCDYKGSKSCDLKIHMRTHTGEKPYICVYCDYKCSNSRYLKIHVRTHTGEKPYACKECDFKCTTSTYLKVHMRIHTGEKPYRCEHCDFKCKILSGLKCHMMTRHPS; encoded by the exons ATGGAGGAAAAACCCCCTGCATCTAAATGTGACGCCAACTACCACCTAAAACGGAAATATTACATAACCCATGAGTATGATGGTCACAAGGACTTTACTGTACCCAAAGAAGAGCCAACGAACACTACTCTTCACTTAGACACCACAGTTTTAGGCCAACAAAGTGACATACCtattaaaatagaaatagaacAAAACACTTGCAAGATAGCCAATTACCTCATAGAACCTAAGGAGGAAATGTTGGATGACCCCAAGGTCACTCTTGATGATGACAAGGACTTTATTGTACCCAAAGAAGAGTTATCTAAAACCAGTCTTCACTTAGACACCACAGTTTTAGACCAACCGATTGATATACCTATCAAAATAGAAACAGAACAAAACACTTGCAAGATAGATGCCAACTACCTCATAGAACCTAAGGAGAAAATGTTTGGTGACCCCAAGGTCACTCTTGATGATGCCATAGAACCTAAGCAGGAAATGTTGGGTGACCCCGAGGTCACTCTTGATGATGAGAAGGACTTTATTGTACCCAAAGAAGAGTTATCCAACACTAGTCTGCACTTTGATCAACATATTATAGTCAGCATGGTATTGCCAATCAAAACAGAAACAATGTTGAGCAAAGAAATTGCTGAGTTACAAAAGGCTGTCAGCTCATCTAATGATATGGAAACAATAAATGACACTGGCGGGTCTACTTTTATGAGGACTCATGTTAAA CGGGAGCCTTCTCAAGCCGATGCAAGTTTAGGCAAGAGCCAACTAATCAATGACAAACAAACAGTTACTTCCTTAACCAGTATAAATCCTCAATTTTCTAGTATTACCTTGCAAACTTTAGTTAGTCACACAACATCACAGAAACCTTATCATTGCAAGCATTGTGACTATGTATGTTTAAATTCAAGTAACCTAAAAATCCACATGAGAAAACACATGAGTAAAACTAATCTATGTAAACATTGTGACTATAAATGTACAAAATCCAATGATCTTAAAGTCCACATGAGAACGCATACCGGAGAGAAACCGTACGTCTGTCAACATTGTGACTATAAAAGTACAAGTGCACGTTATTTAAAGATACATACTATGAtacacactggtgaaaaaccttaTGCCTGTGAGCATTGCGACTATAAATGTTCGACGTCTTGGTATCTGAAGAtccacatgagaactcacacggaTGCCAAACCGTATTTCTGTGAACATTGTGACTATAAAAGTTCAAAATCTTATGACCTAAAAATCCATATGAGGAAGCATACTGGTGAAAAACCTTTTGTCTGTATGCATTGTGACTATAAATGCTCAACTGCGCGTTATCTAAAGATGCACATcaggactcacactggtgaaaaaccttaTGCCTGTGCTCAATGCGACTATACATGTGCGACGTCAATACATCTTAAAACTCACATGAGGTCTCACACCGGTCTGAAACCGTATCTTTGTGAGCTATGCGACTATAAAGGGTCAAAATCCTGTGATCTAAAAAtccacatgagaactcacactggtgaaaaaccctATATTTGTGTTTATTGTGATTATAAATGCTCAAATTCACGTTATCTAAAGATCCATGttagaactcacactggtgaaaaaccttaTGCCTGTAAGGAATGTGACTTCAAATGTACAACGTCAACTTATCTTAAGGTCCACATGAGAattcacactggtgaaaaaccttaTCGCTGTGAGCATTGTGACTTTAAGTGTAAAATATTGAGTGGTCTTAAATGTCACATGATGACACGTCACCCGagttag
- the LOC138404420 gene encoding zinc finger protein 3-like: MEDQNTASIWDSHYLVEPKQEILDDLEITHECDGHNDFIVPKEEPSDTSHHLDTTVLDQPIDIPIEIEIDYLIEPKEEMLDDPEVTLDDDKDFTVPKEELSNTSLHSDTADSDQTMTNIVIPIKTETAEETSSEDEVHVKTNVNNPEDDQQESSQAESSLHSSQPINNKQIVPSSKSMNITSYNIANLEHVDTPAKPTTREKTNSCKHCPYKCVKPSHMKTHMMSHTGEKPYHCNQCDYRCSKSSALKYHMRTHTGEKPYPCNQCDCKFTMSSALKNHMRTHTGEKPYICKRCDYKSSTAGAFKYHMMTHTGEKPYSCERCDYKCTNSSHLRAHMRTHTGEKRYHCEQCDYKCSKSSYLKIHMATHNGYYCSHCHYHTMAISALKYHKKSHQ; this comes from the exons ATGGAGGATCAAAACACTGCTTCTATATGGGATTCCCACTACCTAGTAGAACCTAAACAGGAAATACTAGATGACCTAGAGATAACGCACGAGTGTGATGGTCACAACGACTTTATTGTACCCAAAGAAGAGCCATCAGACACTAGTCATCACTTAGACACCACAGTTTTAGACCAACCAATTGATATACctattgaaatagaaatagactATCTCATAGAACCTAAGGAGGAAATGTTGGATGACCCCGAGGTCACTCTTGATGATGACAAGGACTTTACTGTACCCAAAGAAGAGTTATCCAACACTAGTCTACACTCTGACACTGCAGATTCAGACCAAACAATGACAAACATAGTAATACCAATCAAAACAGAGACAGCTGAAGAGACGTCATCTGAAGATGAAGTACATGTAAAGACAAATGTCAATAATCCAGAGGATGACCAA cAGGAGTCTTCTCAAGCCGAATCAAGTTTGCACAGCAGCCAACCAATCAATAACAAACAGATAGTTCCTTCCTCTAAGAGCATGAATATAACCTCCTACAATATTGCTAACTTGGAACATGTGGATACTCCAGCGAAACCCACGACCCGAGAGAAAACCAATTCCTGTAAACATTGCCCATACAAATGTGTCAAACCAAGTCATATGAAAACCCACATGATgtctcacactggtgaaaaaccataCCATTGCAACCAATGCGACTATAGATGCTCAAAATCAAGTGCCCTTAAATaccacatgaggactcacacagGTGAAAAACCATATCCGTGTAACCAATGTGACTGTAAATTTACCATGTCAAGTGCCCTTAAAaatcacatgaggactcacactggtgaaaaaccgtaTATATGCAAGCGTTGTGACTATAAGTCTTCCACTGCAGGTGCTTTTAAATACCACATGATGACTCACACGGGTGAAAAACCTTATTCTTGTGAGCGTTGCGACTATAAATGTACGAACTCAAGTCATTTAAGAGCTCACATGCGGACTCACACGGGAGAGAAACGTTATCACTGTGAGCAATGTGACTACAAATGCTCAAAATCTAGTTATCTCAAAATCCACATGGCGACTCACAACGGCTATTATTGTTCGCATTGTCACTACCATACTATGGCGATAAGTGCCTtaaaatatcacaaaaaatcACACCAATGA
- the LOC117994991 gene encoding uncharacterized protein: protein MLRKVVPKFEMRCCVPLCSNDADSVSQPGDISFHMFPDSSEMRKFWLDALDLNSWSEKDPAAVASAVVCSEHFASSDLYSTKSGFRKLRVGAVPLVIQESLDDEAMAEDEHLVEQLQVCRICLETEGRLISMSDCKLDEVYQNLTGCLMSNDLRVSQTFCPECAQRLRNFEKFREKSLTADQLISNLLKTTEWSIKEEFMKIEREEHGLESNMGKVLLNYDHCDLFIKENFDNKQITSTHTSSTELNELTVINTPNVSGTGIKIEKLTPAPHKLARPAPNPLSSNFSSIPFKQNTPHVQQTALRTYPSPSLIKKAQKAPNLLQTSPKPKINVTQMPKNIATDTRMNTQNISDQTTYSNRQSGIKIVNRNETNQTKTNTPVFENQVVIKKEINPDNPEQTRIQVDYIPVIDVVIDKKFKIVRKEEMLLKNTQLIFNNNKAIVQQIEKNNKAVIRNKRGVPIGIDLNKSNLSVVTNKQPILPVIVGDRIVMPNAQDMPKNVPTPNTASTAIHHIPINTKTQAKTVPIMKHIQQPISQNKPKNRQFVQEKPKIIPTSSQSNKNVSVTKNTQKHMPIITDENPKDMPLIEDNQNNMPVIEDNHTEIDNNQTEIGNICEVPVENYEEQEFYEEPIEETVVTEDYLEMNSESDTEMQDIKKEVENIIKEETDEVSNTYTDPLDADEMKCTTDSNENENNETWDENQENNETWDGNQDNNETWDENQENTETYDENQENTETYDENQENDETWDENQENDETWDENDENREKWVPDDFSEDEDNENDQNSEAEESIEPKKIIDRFDPEVLKRTRMQRKRKSVLRNYGKAYFSDDLNDVIFSITKLSFEEQLIEIRNRLYTKFKNAAFTCGFCYRGFMNEYAYNRHIALHNSEDGHHACEVCKFKFKTAKLLSNHIAARHATKFSCNLCEFTSTAPEPARLHGMKHRGIRYQCPHCPEDYLRYTVLMDHMAIKHSPESLCPVCGLKLGSDEELERHKTARHTAQCDQDRWDTATHCERCDILFASEEAYRFHLGVSIKHDSEFIIEHQKAKRTQEEYMKPASQYKKPDILGPLTCEQCGLKVASLRKYHAHFRRDHPDKTRTFYPTMKKKVMCELCGRFFKAQWQYVEHLRLHTNERPYACEICGKAFVTNRLLCQHRSVHGVQPRRRPDIRCRLCGKTFANRGNLHRHMGVHSDEKRFKCEICNTAYRQKAEMKSHYDHVHLRKPWPKRHRPKRDGSMAKSAPTSEDDTSQQYVVEEVAEEMEIEY, encoded by the exons ATGTTGCGGAAGGTAGTGCCCAAGTTTGAGATGCGTTGCTGCGTGCCGCTGTGCAGCAATGATGCTGACAGCGTGTCACAGCCAGGTGACATATCCTTCCATAT GTTCCCGGATTCGTCAGAAATGCGCAAGTTCTGGCTAGACGCGCTAGATCTGAACTCATGGTCCGAGAAGGATCCCGCAGCGGTGGCGAGCGCGGTGGTGTGCTCTGAGCACTTTGCTAGCTCTGACTTGTACAGCACCAAGAGTGGCTTCCGGAAACTGCGCGTCGGTGCTGTGCCTTTAGTTATACAG GAATCCTTGGACGATGAGGCGATGGCAGAAGATGAGCATCTCGTAGAGCAACTACAG GTGTGCAGGATTTGCCTGGAGACTGAAGGCAGATTAATTTCCATGTCAGATTGTAAATTGGATGAAGTCTATCAAAATCTGACCGGATGTTTG ATGAGTAACGATTTACGCGTGTCGCAGACGTTTTGTCCCGAGTGCGCGCAGAGACTTAGAAACTTCGAGAAGTTCCGCGAGAAGAGTCTCACGGCTGACCAATTGATATCTAATTTGTTGAAGACAACTGAATGG TCGATAAAGGAAGAGTTTATGAAAATAGAACGTGAAGAACACGGTCTAGAATCGAATATGGGAAAAGTTCTCCTAAACTACGATCATTGTGATCTGTTCATAAAAGAAAATTTCGATAACAAACAAATTACAAGTACCCATACATCTAGTACTGAATTGAATGAACTGACAGTTATTAATACGCCCAATGTATCCGGAACCGGCATAAAGATAGAGAAACTGACGCCTGCACCACACAAATTGGCACGACCAGCCCCAAACCCACTATCATCTAACTTCTCATCTATTCCCTTTAAACAGAATACACCTCATGTACAACAAACAGCTCTTAGGACATACCCATCACCCAGTTTGATAAAAAAGGCTCAGAAAGCACCAAATTTATTACAAACATCAcccaaacctaaaataaatgtaacGCAAATGCCTAAAAATATTGCAACAGATACAAGAATGAACACACAAAACATATCTGATCAAACCACATATTCTAATAGACAATCTGGCATAAAAATTGTAAACCGTAATGAAACTAACCAAACTAAAACAAACACGCCAGTATTTGAGAAtcaagttgttatcaaaaaagaaataaatccaGACAATCCAGAACAGACGCGTATCCAAGTCGATTATATACCAGTCATAGATGTAGTGATTGATAAGAAATTCAAAATTGTCAGAAAAGAGGAAATGTTACTGAAGAACACTCAATTAATCTTTAATAATAACAAAGCTATCGTtcaacaaatagaaaaaaataataaagctgTTATAAGAAACAAACGTGGTGTACCAATAGGTATAGATCTGAATAAGAGCAATCTATCGGTTGTGACGAACAAACAGCCGATACTTCCGGTGATCGTGGGTGATCGCATAGTAATGCCGAATGCGCAAGACATGCCCAAAAATGTACCGACACCAAATACAGCTTCAACAGCAATACATCATATACCCATAAATACAAAAACTCAAGCTAAAACTGTGCCTATTATGAAACATATTCAACAACCTATTTCTCAAAATAAACCCAAAAATAGGCAGTTTGTACAAGAAAAACCCAAAATTATTCCAACTAGTTCCCAAAGTAACAAAAACGTATCAGTTACGAAAAACACTCAAAAACATATGCCGATAATAACCGATGAAAATCCGAAAGATATGCCTTTAATTGAGgacaatcaaaataatatgcctGTAATTGAAGACAACCATACAGAAATCGATAATAATCAAACCGAAATTGGAAACATTTGTGAAGTTCCAGTAGAAAATTATGAAGAACAAGAATTCTATGAAGAACCCATTGAAGAAACTGTCGTCACTGAAGATTATTTAGAAATGAATTCGGAATCGGATACTGAAATGCAAGATATCAAAAAAGAAgttgaaaatataattaaagaagAAACAGATGAAGTTTCAAATACGTATACAGATCCTCTCGATGCTGACGAAATGAAATGTACAACTGATagtaatgaaaatgaaaataatgaaaCATGGGATGAAAATCAGGAAAACAATGAAACATGGGATGGCAATCAAGACAATAATGAAACATGGGACGAGAACCAAGAAAATACTGAAACGTATGATGAAAATCAAGAAAATACTGAAACGTATGATGAAAATCAAGAAAATGATGAAACGTGGGATGAAAATCAAGAAAATGATGAAACGTGGgatgaaaatgatgaaaatCGTGAAAAGTGGGTGCCAGATGACTTCTCTGAAG ATGAAGACAACGAAAACGACCAAAACAGCGAAGCCGAAGAAAGTATTGAGCCCAAAAAAATCATCGACAGATTTGACCCTGAAGTGTTAAAAAGAACTAGAATGCAAAGAAAACGGAAATCCGTCCTACGCAATTATGGAAAAGCATATTTTTCCGATGATTTAAACGATGTCATTTTCTCAATAACCAAGTTGAGTTTTGAGGAACAGTTGATTGAAATAAGGAACAGACTCTACACTAAATTCAAGAACGCCGCGTTCACTTGCGGCTTTTGTTATAGAGGATTCATGAATGAATACGCTTACAATAGACACATTGCGCTCCACAACAGT GAGGATGGGCACCACGCGTGCGAGGTGTGCAAGTTCAAATTCAAGACAGCAAAGTTGCTGAGCAATCACATTGCAGCAAGACACGCCACCAAGTTCAGTTGCAACCTGTGCGAGTTCACCAGCACTGCTCC CGAACCCGCGCGGCTGCACGGGATGAAGCATAGAGGCATCCGATACCAGTGTCCGCACTGCCCTGAAGattactt GCGATACACGGTTCTGATGGACCACATGGCCATCAAGCACTCCCCGGAGAGCCTGTGCCCCGTGTGCGGCCTCAAGCTGGGCAGCGACGAGGAGCTGGAGCGACACAAGACCGCCCGACACACGGCACAGTGCGACCAGGACCGG TGGGACACCGCGACACACTGCGAACGCTGCGACATTCTGTTCGCGAGCGAGGAAGCTTACAGATTCCACTTGGGCGTGTCCATCAAACACGACAGCGAGTT CATAATTGAACATCAAAAAGCTAAGAGGACTCAGGAGGAGTACATGAAGCCTGCAAGTCAGTATAAGAAACCAGATATCCTTGGACCACTCACATGTGAACAG TGCGGCTTGAAAGTGGCGTCGCTAAGAAAGTACCACGCGCACTTCAGACGCGACCACCCGGACAAGACGCGGACCTTTTACCCGACTATGAAGAAAAAGGTGATGTGCGAACTTTGCGGGAGGTTCTTTAAG gcCCAATGGCAGTACGTGGAGCATCTAAGGCTGCACACAAACGAGCGACCGTACGCGTGCGAGATTTGCGGCAAGGCCTTCGTCACCAACCGTCTGTTGTGCCAGCATCGCAGCGTGCACGGCGTGCAACCTCGCAGGCGGCCGGACATAAGATGTAGACTTTGCGGCAAGACCTTCGCCAATAGGGGCAATCTACATCGACATATGGGC GTCCACTCGGACGAGAAACGCTTCAAGTGTGAGATTTGCAACACGGCGTACCGACAGAAGGCCGAGATGAAGTCCCACTACGACCACGTGCATCTAAGGAAGCCGTGGCCGAAGCGACACAGGCCGAAACGAGACGGCTCTATG gcGAAGTCGGCGCCGACATCTGAAGACGACACTTCCCAGCAATACGTCGTGGAGGAAGTCGCCGAGGAAATGGAAATAGAGTATTGA